Proteins encoded by one window of Brienomyrus brachyistius isolate T26 chromosome 1, BBRACH_0.4, whole genome shotgun sequence:
- the LOC125750469 gene encoding leucine-rich repeat-containing protein 17-like isoform X1: MRVIVAVFVLLAFSSVQSRRTGQRGRRGRARGRDRMGAIKRFVSECVEYMESREKYLDCQDLQLTIVPIGWSRDTFHLLLARNRIQVLRDNAFVQFPHLRSLDLQQNELTWIEKQAFAGLDQLTTLLLQRNGLHTLSEEVLLPMPHLRFLRLYDNPWHCNCSLDTLVRTLQVPSNRYLGNYAKCAEPPKLKGEKLKRIRPELLCPHLEENVLQEPQEDKVKIKLDAVDSCHTYMFPTPLLDCQNRGLRNVPAGIPPDIVKADLSRNMIRHLRPNEFVTAKDLRSLNLSGNSLDGIDIAAFNGLLYLRELDLSNNSLHHIQYGVLEDLYFIRRLVLGGNPWVCDYNIHYLLYWLRLHPGVYHSGLVCQAPPEFADWTVRDYVRTYNGKCPEDQMSGQDNFGEEVRSETMEQDNGILLGPRRGRKTLKGKRLS, encoded by the exons ATGCGGGTGATCGTGGCTGTCTTTGTCCTCCTGGCGTTTAGCTCTGTTCAGTCCAGAAGGACAGGGCAGAGGGGTAGGCGGGGCCGAGCTCGTGGCAGGGACAGGATGGGGGCAATCAAGCGCTTCGTGTCAGAGTGCGTGGAGTATATGGAGTCCAGAGAGAAATACCTGGATTGCCAGGACCTGCAGCTGACTATAGTCCCCATTGGCTGGTCCAGGGACACGTTCCACCTGCTTCTGGCCAGAAATAGGATTCAGGTGCTGCGGGATAACGCCTTTGTACAGTTTCCGCACCTGAGGAGCCTGGATCTGCAGCAGAACGAGCTGACATGGATTGAGAAGCAAGCCTTTGCTGGCCTTGACCAGCTGACCACGCTGCTCCTCCAGCGCAATGGCCTGCACACACTCTCCGAAGAAGTGCTCCTTCCCATGCCCCACCTGAGATTCCTGCGTCTCTATGACAACCCCTGGCACTGCAATTGTTCACTCGACACCCTGGTCAGGACCTTGCAGGTGCCCAGCAACCGTTACCTGGGAAACTATGCAAAGTGTGCCGAGCCCCCGAAGCTGAAGGGGGAGAAGCTGAAGAGGATCAGGCCGGAGCTGCTGTGCCCTCATTTGGAGGAGAACGTCCTCCAAGAGCCTCAAGAAGATAAAGTGAAGATAAAGCTTGATGCCGTAGATTCCTGCCACACCTACATGTTCCCAACACCCCTGTTGGACTGTCAGAACCGAG GCCTAAGAAACGTTCCAGCAGGTATCCCCCCAGATATAGTCAAGGCGGATCTGTCCAGGAACATGATCAGACATCTGAGGCCCAATGAGTTTGTGACTGCCAAAGACCTGAGATCGCTGAACCTCAGCGGCAACAGCCTAGATGGCATTGACATTG CTGCTTTCAACGGCCTTCTGTACCTCCGGGAGCTGGACCTGTCAAACAACAGCCTTCACCACATACAGTATGGTGTCCTGGAGGATCTCTACTTCATCCGCCGGCTGGTGCTGGGGGGCAATCCGTGGGTGTGTGACTATAACATCCACTACTTACTCTACTGGCTAAGGCTGCACCCCGGCGTTTACCACTCTGGCCTGGTTTGCCAGGCCCCGCCTGAATTTGCTGACTGGACCGTGCGGGACTACGTCAGGACCTACAACGGGAAGTGTCCCGAAGACCAAATGTCAGGCCAGGATAACTTTGGAGAGGAGGTCCGGAGCGAGACGATGGAGCAGGACAATGGCATTCTGCTTGGTCCTcggagagggaggaagacaCTTAAAGGCAAGAGGTTAAGCTAA
- the LOC125750469 gene encoding leucine-rich repeat-containing protein 17-like isoform X2 yields MRVIVAVFVLLAFSSVQSRRTGQRGRRGRARGRDRMGAIKRFVSECVEYMESREKYLDCQDLQLTIVPIGWSRDTFHLLLARNRIQVLRDNAFVQFPHLRSLDLQQNELTWIEKQAFAGLDQLTTLLLQRNGLHTLSEEVLLPMPHLRFLRLYDNPWHCNCSLDTLVRTLQVPSNRYLGNYAKCAEPPKLKGEKLKRIRPELLCPHLEENVLQEPQEDKVKIKLDAVDSCHTYMFPTPLLDCQNRGLRNVPAGIPPDIVKADLSRNMIRHLRPNEFVTAKDLRSLNLSGNSLDGIDIAAFNGLLYLRELDLSNNSLHHIQYGVLEDLYFIRRLVLGGNPWAPPEFADWTVRDYVRTYNGKCPEDQMSGQDNFGEEVRSETMEQDNGILLGPRRGRKTLKGKRLS; encoded by the exons ATGCGGGTGATCGTGGCTGTCTTTGTCCTCCTGGCGTTTAGCTCTGTTCAGTCCAGAAGGACAGGGCAGAGGGGTAGGCGGGGCCGAGCTCGTGGCAGGGACAGGATGGGGGCAATCAAGCGCTTCGTGTCAGAGTGCGTGGAGTATATGGAGTCCAGAGAGAAATACCTGGATTGCCAGGACCTGCAGCTGACTATAGTCCCCATTGGCTGGTCCAGGGACACGTTCCACCTGCTTCTGGCCAGAAATAGGATTCAGGTGCTGCGGGATAACGCCTTTGTACAGTTTCCGCACCTGAGGAGCCTGGATCTGCAGCAGAACGAGCTGACATGGATTGAGAAGCAAGCCTTTGCTGGCCTTGACCAGCTGACCACGCTGCTCCTCCAGCGCAATGGCCTGCACACACTCTCCGAAGAAGTGCTCCTTCCCATGCCCCACCTGAGATTCCTGCGTCTCTATGACAACCCCTGGCACTGCAATTGTTCACTCGACACCCTGGTCAGGACCTTGCAGGTGCCCAGCAACCGTTACCTGGGAAACTATGCAAAGTGTGCCGAGCCCCCGAAGCTGAAGGGGGAGAAGCTGAAGAGGATCAGGCCGGAGCTGCTGTGCCCTCATTTGGAGGAGAACGTCCTCCAAGAGCCTCAAGAAGATAAAGTGAAGATAAAGCTTGATGCCGTAGATTCCTGCCACACCTACATGTTCCCAACACCCCTGTTGGACTGTCAGAACCGAG GCCTAAGAAACGTTCCAGCAGGTATCCCCCCAGATATAGTCAAGGCGGATCTGTCCAGGAACATGATCAGACATCTGAGGCCCAATGAGTTTGTGACTGCCAAAGACCTGAGATCGCTGAACCTCAGCGGCAACAGCCTAGATGGCATTGACATTG CTGCTTTCAACGGCCTTCTGTACCTCCGGGAGCTGGACCTGTCAAACAACAGCCTTCACCACATACAGTATGGTGTCCTGGAGGATCTCTACTTCATCCGCCGGCTGGTGCTGGGGGGCAATCCGTGG GCCCCGCCTGAATTTGCTGACTGGACCGTGCGGGACTACGTCAGGACCTACAACGGGAAGTGTCCCGAAGACCAAATGTCAGGCCAGGATAACTTTGGAGAGGAGGTCCGGAGCGAGACGATGGAGCAGGACAATGGCATTCTGCTTGGTCCTcggagagggaggaagacaCTTAAAGGCAAGAGGTTAAGCTAA